One Dioscorea cayenensis subsp. rotundata cultivar TDr96_F1 chromosome 17, TDr96_F1_v2_PseudoChromosome.rev07_lg8_w22 25.fasta, whole genome shotgun sequence DNA window includes the following coding sequences:
- the LOC120281003 gene encoding transcription factor HHO3-like, producing MVPLEEEKTKSTMEYIEALEEERRKMEVFHRELPLCVQLVTQAIESIKNGEDCPVKSGEVLPTPVLEEFIPLKPSLSSFDGEDRQRCHETTMEEKPDWLRSVQLWSQEPEPELELEKKEGGQSPTQRKARRSWSPELHRKFLHALEQLGGSHVATPKQIREIMKVDGLTNDEVKSHLQKYRLHTKRSAPAVPISGNSSAQTPHFMVVSGIWVQPIEFASTTLNGTTSSSSQMTTVSPADEPKS from the exons ATGGTTCCTTTAGAGGAAGAGAAGACCAAGAGCACAATGGAATACATAGAAGCTCTAGAAGAAGAAAGACGCAAGATGGAAGTATTCCATAGAGAACTTCCTCTTTGTGTCCAACTTGTAACTCAAG CAATTGAGAGTATAAAAAATGGAGAAGATTGCCCGGTAAAGTCCGGGGAGGTGTTGCCGACACCGGTGTTGGAGGAGTTTATACCGTTGAAGCCGAGCTTGAGTTCTTTTGATGGAGAGGATCGGCAGAGATGTCATGAGACGACAATGGAGGAGAAGCCGGATTGGCTTCGGTCGGTGCAGTTGTGGAGCCAAGAGCCAGAGCCGGAGTTGGAGTTAGAGAAAAAAGAAGGTGGGCAATCTCCGACACAGAGGAAGGCGAGGAGAAGTTGGTCCCCGGAGCTGCATCGGAAGTTCTTGCATGCTCTCGAACAGCTCGGGGGATCTCATG TGGCAACGCCTAAGCAGATTAGAGAAATTATGAAGGTGGATGGACTCACAAATGATGAAGTAAAGAGCCACTTACAG AAATATCGATTGCACACAAAAAGGTCGGCTCCTGCAGTACCGATTAGTGGTAACAGCAGTGCGCAAACACCGCATTTCATGGTTGTCAGCGGCATTTGGGTACAACCGATAGAATTCGCGTCCACAACACTTAATGGCACAACTTCATCTTCCTCTCAAATGACAACAGTTTCTCCGGCCGATGAACCGAAATCATAG
- the LOC120280291 gene encoding uncharacterized protein LOC120280291 — MAGGCHQCRRRTKDFALHCKRFMMKDNSCSILFCHKCLLTRYGEKAEEVAALEDWACPKCRGVCSCYICVKKRSQQPLGMDANESPREASVSINRKLADESDIVEPEDIKLSKACDGVKDENFAKEEEEKVEGIMSNGIGKGNVEKDSHQEAMLVHVAMEKDLVNKNGSSDMIEDKCSTQSNGNQSPERSRDRNVLLPRGTALTMVAGVKLPPDDVGPALQFLEFCNAFSEVLGIKKGQPETVLQELTRTNKKSLKVHPSIVGLHIKLLSLIQKDLGEGSLLKSKISASSWLKALAKCINEQCHFKGLSSECFDKEALKYDTLDASQKLIILNLLCDQTLETADLRSWIDEENIKFHEKEKESEAKAPIPKMKDLNQKMNAKVAKVMLCLKERSLVSVSEHDNVISETESKTKRLHSEVTENILNKKKQRIDAVRTEPILLEGNGEVYWRLGGCGNSQIMLQEIRSWDLLTNRDRWFLYDNDSEQIIQKYITSLLRMKLFEEFPRD; from the exons ATGGCAGGAGGTTGCCACCAG TGCCGGAGGAGGACCAAGGACTTTGCTTTGCATTGCAAGAGGTTCATGATGAAGGACAATTCGTGCtccattttgttctgccataaaTGCCTCCTCACAAG GTATGGAGAGAAGGCGGAAGAGGTGGCGGCGTTGGAAGACTGGGCTTGCCCAAAATGCAGGGGTGTTTGCAGTTGTTACATCTGCGT GAAGAAGAGGAGCCAACAACCATTAGGAATGGATGCAAATGAATCTCCTAGGGAGGCTTCTGTTTCTATAAAT AGAAAGCTTGCTGATGAGAGTGATATTGTGGAGCCTGAGGATATCAAGCTTTCAAAGGCTTGTGATGGAGTCAAAGATGAAAATTttgcaaaagaagaagaggagaaggttGAGGGCATTATGTCTAATGGAATAGGCAAAGGAAATGTTGAAAAGGATTCACACCAAGAGGCAATGTTGGTACATGTCGCAATGGAGAAAGATTTGGTCAATAAAAATGGAAGTTCAGATATGATAGAAGACAAATGTAGCACTCAGAGCAATGGTAATCAAAGCCCAGAGAGATCTAGGGACAGAAATGTTCTTCTTCCTCGTGGTACTGCATTAACAATGGTCGCAGGTGTGAAATTGCCACCTGATGACGTTGGACCAGCACTACAGTTTCTGGAGTTCTGCAATGCATTTTCAGAG GTTCTTGGCATTAAAAAAGGTCAGCCTGAAACCGTCCTCCAAGAACTGACAAGAACAAATAAGAAGTCTTTGAAAGTGCATCCATCAATTGTTGGATTACATATAAAATTGTTGTCTTTGATACAGAAGGACCTGGGAGAAGG GTCTTTGCTGAAGTCCAAAATCAGTGCAAGCTCATGGTTAAAAGCTCTTGCAAAATGTATAAATGAGCAATGCCATTTTAAGGGGCTGTCTTCAGAATGTTTTGACAAAGAAGCTTTAAAATATGATACTCTGGATGCATCACAAAAGCTGATAATCTTAAATCTTCTTTGCGACCAGACTCTGGAGACTGC GGACCTAAGGAGCTGGATTGATGAGGAGAATATCAAATTCCATGAAAAGGAGAAGGAGAGTGAAGCAAAAGCTCCAATCCCTAAAATGAAG GACTTGAACCAAAAGATGAATGCTAAGGTAGCCAAAGTCATGCTCTGTCTTAAAGAGAGATCGCTAGTTTCCGTTTCCGAGCATGACAATGTCATATCAGAGACGGAGTCTAAGACAAAGAGGCTTCACTCCGAAGTGACAGAAAACATATTAAATAAGA AGAAGCAAAGAATTGATGCTGTTCGAACTGAGCCGATATTGCTAGAAGGAAATGGGGAAGTATATTGGAGATTAGGAGGGTGCGGTAACTCACAAATTATGCTTCAAG AAATCAGGAGTTGGGACTTGCTTACAAACAGAGATAGGTGGTTCTTATATGATAATGACAGTGAACAAATTATTCAGAAATACATTACCTCATTACTGAG GATGAAATTGTTTGAAGAGTTTCCAAGGGACTAG
- the LOC120280298 gene encoding protein SUPPRESSOR OF K(+) TRANSPORT GROWTH DEFECT 1 isoform X1, whose protein sequence is MYSNFKEQAIEYVKQAVQEDNAGNYVKAFPLYMNALEYFKTHLKYEKNPKIKEAITQKFTEYLRRAEEIRAVLDDGGTGPAANGDAAVATRPKTKAKGGEGGDGGEDPEQAKLRAGLTSAIISEKPDVKWSDVAGLESAKQALQEAVILPVKFPQFFTGKRRPWRAFLLYGPPGTGKSYLAKAVATEADSTFFSISSSDLVSKWMGESEKLVSNLFQMARENAPSIIFIDEIDSLCGQRGEGNESEASRRIKTELLVQMQGVGNNDQKVLVLAATNTPYALDQAIRRRFDKRIYIPLPDLKARQHMFKVHLGDTPHNLTESDFEHLARRTEGFSGSDIAVCVKDVLFEPVRKTQDAMFFTKTPNGMWMPCGPKQPGAVQTTMQDLAAKGLAAQILPPPITRTDFDKVLARQRPTVSKADLEVHERFTKEFGEEG, encoded by the exons ATGTATAGCAATTTCAAGGAGCAAGCGATCGAGTACGTGAAACAAGCCGTGCAGGAGGACAATGCCGGGAACTATGTCAAGGCGTTTCCGTTGTATATGAATGCGTTGGAGTACTTCAAAACGCATCTCAAGTATGAGAAGAACCCTAAGATCAAGGAAGCTATTACCCAGAAGTTTACTGAGTATCTACGCCGCGCGGAGGAGATTCGGGCTGTGTTGGATGATGGAGGGACCGGTCCGGCGGCTAACGGAGATGCGGCTGTTGCGACCAGGCCCAAGACGAAGGCTAAGGGTGGTGAGGGTGGCGATGGTGGAGAGGATCCCGAGCAGGCGAAGCTCCGGGCCGGGCTCACTTCTGCGATTATCTCGGAGAAGCCTGACGTGAAGTGGAGCGATGTTGCGGGGTTGGAAAGCGCCAAGCAGGCTTTGCAGGAGGCTGTTATCTTGCCTGTCAAGTTTCCTCAGTTTTTCACTG GTAAGCGGAGGCCCTGGAGGGCATTTCTCTTGTATGGTCCTCCTGGAACTGGAAAATCATATTTGGCCAAGGCTGTTGCAACAGAGGCTGACTCAACCTTTtttag CATATCTTCCTCAGACTTAGTCTCAAAATGGATGGGTGAAAGTGAAAAGTTAGTTTCAAATCTTTTCCAAATGGCTCGTGAAAATGCCCCTTCTATCATCTTCATTGATGAAATAGATTCATTGTGTGGTCAACGTGGAGAAGGTAATGAAAGTGAAGCATCTAGGAGAATCAAAACAGAACTTCTGGTGCAGATGCAG GGTGTTGGAAACAATGACCAGAAAGTCCTTGTTCTTGCTGCTACAAACACACCTTATGCTCTTGATCAG GCCATCCGGAGGCGATTTGATAAGCGCATCTACATTCCTCTACCTGATCTCAAAGCAAGGCAACATATGTTCAAG GTTCATCTGGGAGACACTCCCCACAACTTGACTGAAAGTGATTTTGAGCATTTGGCCCGCAGGACGGAGGGGTTCTCCGGCTCAGATATTGCAGTTTGT GTCAAGGATGTTCTTTTCGAACCAGTTCGTAAAACCCAAGATGCAATGTTCTTCACGAAGACCCCTAATGGTATGTGGATGCCATGCGGACCAAAACAACCCGGAGCTGTTCAGACTACCATGCAAGACCTTGCAGCAAAAGGCCTTGCTGCTCAG ATACTTCCGCCGCCAATCACAAGGACAGATTTCGACAAAGTGCTTGCCCGACAGAGACCAACTGTTAGCAAAGCCGATCTAGAGGTCCACGAGAGATTTACCAAGGAATTCGGAGAAGAAGGCTAA
- the LOC120280298 gene encoding protein SUPPRESSOR OF K(+) TRANSPORT GROWTH DEFECT 1 isoform X2: protein MYSNFKEQAIEYVKQAVQEDNAGNYVKAFPLYMNALEYFKTHLKYEKNPKIKEAITQKFTEYLRRAEEIRAVLDDGGTGPAANGDAAVATRPKTKAKGGEGGDGGEDPEQAKLRAGLTSAIISEKPDVKWSDVAGLESAKQALQEAVILPVKFPQFFTGKRRPWRAFLLYGPPGTGKSYLAKAVATEADSTFF from the exons ATGTATAGCAATTTCAAGGAGCAAGCGATCGAGTACGTGAAACAAGCCGTGCAGGAGGACAATGCCGGGAACTATGTCAAGGCGTTTCCGTTGTATATGAATGCGTTGGAGTACTTCAAAACGCATCTCAAGTATGAGAAGAACCCTAAGATCAAGGAAGCTATTACCCAGAAGTTTACTGAGTATCTACGCCGCGCGGAGGAGATTCGGGCTGTGTTGGATGATGGAGGGACCGGTCCGGCGGCTAACGGAGATGCGGCTGTTGCGACCAGGCCCAAGACGAAGGCTAAGGGTGGTGAGGGTGGCGATGGTGGAGAGGATCCCGAGCAGGCGAAGCTCCGGGCCGGGCTCACTTCTGCGATTATCTCGGAGAAGCCTGACGTGAAGTGGAGCGATGTTGCGGGGTTGGAAAGCGCCAAGCAGGCTTTGCAGGAGGCTGTTATCTTGCCTGTCAAGTTTCCTCAGTTTTTCACTG GTAAGCGGAGGCCCTGGAGGGCATTTCTCTTGTATGGTCCTCCTGGAACTGGAAAATCATATTTGGCCAAGGCTGTTGCAACAGAGGCTGACTCAACCTTTttt TAG
- the LOC120280301 gene encoding RHOMBOID-like protein 9, chloroplastic: MAVVSICPRISRVYLGSNSVVSSEKRRFLVSSRGLNVLHVKLNYKFYLNAKKMERFDGVDGVGIEKESGSNEEQLRVLDSYFGKLQGNTAKNQASVCKGEVQDIKVMVENGEKKKKMVTGLGSLENYFGKLKFGKTVERNKTSLGIGKETSDRNSVKLMNSAAEAKMKMEAQNYIGLETKDSDENFQELPAYDEASDFWLISILAAINIGVFLFEIASPIRDSDIEHLSLPLIYGAKINKLILDGEWWRLFTPMFLHSGFLHVCLGCWVLLSFAPQVCRGYGLLTFFLIYVLGGVCGNLTSFIHTPELTVCGTGPTFAIIGAWFVYQIQNKAVIPESVTESMLGKAVIATTLSFVLSNFERIDDWTHLGAMFSGIIFGFLTCPSLQLDNVSPKTTQKEGIALVQRQADPCKSLLTFTLCLLLLSLIVLNFEPQNEMLELDGFIN, from the exons ATGGCTGTGGTTTCAATATGTCCAAGAATATCTAGAGTTTATCTGGGTTCAAATTCAGTTGTTTCAAGTGAGAAAAGAAGGTTCTTGGTTTCTAGCAGAGGATTGAATGTGTTGCATGTGAAATTGAATTATAAGTTTTATCTTAATGCTAAGAAAATGGAAAGATTTGATGGTGTTGATGGTGTTGGAATTGAGAAAGAATCAGGGAGTAATGAGGAACAACTTCGTGTTCTTGATTCTTATTTCGGTAAACTTCAGGGAAACACGGCGAAGAATCAGGCAAGTGTGTGTAAGGGAGAAGTGCAGGATATTAAAGTAATGGTTGAGAAtggtgagaagaagaagaagatggtaaCTGGATTAGGTTCATTGGAGAACTATTTCGGAAAACTGAAGTTCG GAAAGACTGTGGAAAGAAATAAAACTTCACTTGGTATTGGCAAAGAAACATCGGATAGAAATTCAGTGAAATTGATGAATTCGGCAGCAGAAGCGAAAATGAAAATGGAAGCACAGAATTATATTGGTTTAGAGACTAAAGACAGTGATGAGAATTTCCAAGAATTACCGGCATATGATGAAGCTTCTGACTTTTGGTTAAT AAGCATACTAGCTGCTATAAACATTGGAGTGTTCTTGTTTGAGATTGCAAGTCCAATTAGAGATTCAGATATCGAGCACCTCTCACTCCCTTTAATTTACGGCGCGAAGATAAACAAGCTAATCCTTGACGGAGAATGGTGGAGATTATTTACACCAATGTTTCTG CATTCCGGGTTCCTGCATGTCTGTCTTGGTTGTTGGGTGCTTCTCTCATTTGCGCCCCAAGTATGCAGAGGTTACGGCCTGCTCACTTTCTTTCTGATATATGTTCTTGGAGGTGTTTGTGGGAATTTGACGAGCTTTATTCATACTCCTGAACTAACCGTTTGCGGGACG GGTCCTACTTTCGCTATAATCGGAGCTTGGTTTGTttatcaaatccaaaataagGCGGTCATCCCGGAGAGTGTCACCGAGAGCATGCTTGGGAAGGCAGTGATCGCGACAACCCTTAGCTTTGTGCTGAGCAACTTCGAGCGGATCGATGACTG GACTCATCTCGGGGCTATGTTTTCCGGGATCATATTCGGGTTCCTGACATGCCCGTCTTTGCAACTCGACAATGTATCGCCGAAAACTACACAGAAAGAAGGCATTGCACTTGTACAAAGACAGGCTGATCCATGCAAATCCCTGCTCACTTTCACTCTATGCTTGCTGCTTCTATCACTTATAGTTCTCAATTTTGAGCCTCAGAATGAAATGTTGGAACTGGATGGCTTtataaattga
- the LOC120280300 gene encoding calcium permeable stress-gated cation channel 1-like, which yields MATLGDIGFAAAVNIISVVVFLVAFAFLRLQPTFDMVYFPKWYLKGVRISPNHSGVKKFVNLEWRSYLRILEWVPAALKMPEPELIEHAGLDSAVYLRIYLIGLKIFIPITFLAFAVLVPVNWTNKTLELSRDNGTKLVYSDIDKLSISNIPEGSQRFFAHLVMAYVFTFWTCYVLLKEYEIVASMRLQFLETEKRRPDQFTVLVRNVPPDPDESVSELVEHFFLVNHSDHYLTHQVVYNANELQKLVKKKKSKQNWLAYNELRYEKNPTKRPTKKTGFLGLSGEKVDAIDFYREEIERLSKEETILREKTKGNPKSIMPAAFVSFRTRWGAAVCAQTQQCRNPTIWLTEWAPEPRDVYWENLAIPFVLLTLRKLIAAVAFFFLTFFFMIPIAFVQSLANLEGIEKIAPFLRPLIDIKFIKPFIQGLLPGIALKIFLILLPTILMMLSKFEGLVSISALERRSASKYYIFLLVNVFLGSIIAGTAFQQLDSFIHQSANEIPKTIGVSIPMKATFFITYIMVDGWSGIAGEIMRLKPLIIFKLKDMFLVKTEKDREEAMDPGSIGFDTSEPQIQLYFLLGLVYAVVTPFLLPFIIVFFAMAYIVYRHQIINVYNQEYESRGAFWPDVHGRIITALVISQLLLMGLLSTKGAAQSTPFLVVLPVLTIWFHWFCKNRYEPAFKRYPLQEALRQDTRERTKEPNLDLKGYLLNAYIHPVFKDEDDDDSLSAENEKELETILVPTKRQSRRNTPVPSKYNGSSSPSLADAVLDQQL from the exons ATGGCTACTCTTGGTGATATTGGATTTGCTGCAGCTGTCAACATTATCAGTGTTGTTGTATTCTTGGTCGCTTTTGCGTTCCTAAGATTGCAGCCTACGTTTGACATGGTTTATTTTCCAAAATGGTATCTAAAGGGTGTAAGAATCTCCCCTAATCACTCTGGTGTGAAGAAATTTGTCAATTTGGAGTGGAGATCATATCTTAGGATTCTGGAATGGGTGCCTGCGGCGCTTAAGATGCCTGAACCTGAGCTGATTGAACATGCAGGACTTGACTCTGCAGTTTATTTAAGGATATACTTAATCGG GCTTAAAATCTTTATTCCGATCACATTCCTGGCATTTGCTGTCCTAGTCCCAGTAAATTGGACAAATAAGACTCTGGAACTTTCTAGAGATAATGGAACAAAACTAGTTTATAGTGACATTGACAAGCTTTCCATATCAAATATTCCTGAGGGATCTCAAAG GTTTTTTGCTCATCTGGTGATGGCATATGTGTTCACATTTTGGACATGCTATGTGTTACTTAAGGAGTATGAGATAGTTGCATCTATGAGGCTGCAATTTCTTGAAACAGAGAAACGTCGTCCGGATCAATTTACT GTACTTGTGAGAAATGTTCCCCCTGACCCAGATGAATCTGTCAGCGAGCTTGTTGagcatttttttcttgtcaatCATTCTGATCACTATCTAACTCATCAG GTTGTCTACAATGCTAATGAGCTTCAAAAacttgtgaagaagaagaaatcaaagCAGAATTGGCTAGCCTACAATGAACTGAGATATGAAAAGAACCCTACTAAAAGGCCAACCAAAAAg ACTGGTTTTCTTGGATTAAGCGGTGAGAAGGTGGATGCTATAGACTTTTACAGAGAAGAAATTGAAAGGCTATCAAAAGAG GAAACCATTCTCCGTGAGAAGACGAAAGGAAACCCCAAGAGTATTATGCCAGCAGCATTTGTTTCATTTAGGACTCGGTGGGGGGCAGCTGTTTGTGCTCAGACACAACAATGCAGAAATCCAACCATCTGGTTGACTGAGTGGGCTCCAGAACCCCGTGATGTATATTGGGAGAACCTAGCTATTCCATTTGTGCTCCTGACGCTTAGAAAATTAATTGCTGCAGTGGCATTTTTCTTTCTGaccttcttcttcatgatccccattGCATTTGTTCAGTCTCTTGCTAACCTTGAGGGGATTGAGAAGATTGCTCCATTTTTGAGACCTCTTATCGACAT AAAGTTCATAAAGCCATTTATCCAGGGTCTACTTCCTGGGATTGCTCTTAAGATCTTTCTCATCCTGCTGCCAACTATATTGATGATGCTGTCGAAGTTTGAAGGATTGGTGTCTATATCAGCTCTTGAGAGAAGATCTGCATCCAAATATTACATCTTCTTACTAGTAAATGTATTTCTCGGGAGCATAATAGCTGGAACAGCTTTTCAGCAGTTAGACAGTTTTATTCATCAATCAGCAAATGA AATTCCAAAAACAATAGGTGTTTCTATTCCAATGAAAGCAACTTTCTTTATAACTTACATCATGGTTGATGGTTGGTCTGGAATTGCTGGGGAGATTATGAGGTTAAAACCTTTGATAATCTTTAAATTGAAGGATATGTTCTTGGTTAAGACTGAAAAGGATAGGGAAGAAGCAATGGATCCCGGAAGTATTGGTTTCGACACATCCGAGCCACAAATACAATTGTACTTCTTGCTTGGCCTAGTCTATGCTGTGGTGACACCCTTTTTACTACCATTCATCATCGTCTTCTTCGCTATGGCATACATTGTGTATCGCCATCAG ATTATAAACGTCTACAATCAAGAGTACGAGAGCAGAGGTGCATTTTGGCCGGATGTCCATGGACGAATAATCACCGCTCTCGTTATATCTCAGTTGCTTCTTATGGGCTTGTTAAGCACAAAAGGAGCTGCTCAATCAACACCTTTCCTCGTTGTTCTTCCTGTATTAACCATTTGGTTTCATTGGTTCTGTAAGAACCGTTACGAGCCCGCTTTCAAGAGATACCCACTGCAG GAAGCGCTGAGACAGGATACTCGGGAACGGACCAAGGAGCCAAATCTCGACTTGAAGGGCTACCTTTTGAATGCATATATCCATCCAGTGTTCAAAGATGAAGACGACGATGATAGTTTATCAGCCGAGAACGAAAAAGAGCTCGAGACAATTCTAGTACCGACGAAGCGCCAGTCTCGCCGGAACACACCAGTTCCCAGCAAATACAATGGTTCATCTTCGCCGTCCCTGGCAGATGCTGTTCTAGATCAACAGTTATGA